In one Mucilaginibacter sp. PAMB04168 genomic region, the following are encoded:
- a CDS encoding RagB/SusD family nutrient uptake outer membrane protein, whose product MKNLFTKILLPFIIVLGTGALSSCKKYLERSPLADIQDADPYKNFRNFQGFTEELYNCIPLLTVSKAHSSFNLGEDEFWELGETRLLSYHIDNGNYMAWTNTYYNFLGTDASGASNGTGADPNLTKGELWGLSWYGIRKANVGLANLNLLTEATQEEKDLIAGQLYFFRGFFHFQLMQYWGGLPYIDQVFPTDQVIKVSRLSYQATADKVAADLQKAADLLPLNWDETVIGKQTLGSNNTRINKIMALGFKAKNYLFAGSPLMNRESTGSSSYNTEYCKKAADTFAQMLQIIESTQRYELAPYSQISDVFYTWNQGGKIPGLKEAIFLENLARSNDRWRWNQVNDYRPLTIHPSGIKVYPTANYADYYGMANGLPIADPEKPDPESGYDPEYPWKNRDPRFYNDILIDGEKCVLTAQAVGNNEYRQYASLFTNGLFRTADGNKKVWTGYMNSKLVSKLMNDYDGHRDGNTFILSLMRLADVYLMYAEAAAMGYGSPQASAPGYSLTAVAAVNKIRARAGVPGVAAKYLGSNTSFLSELRRERAVELAFEGHRFNDLRRWLLLTERPYTYKKAIEFDRALPNAQVYADPKNARVRNFRETILFERQLGQRHYWLPFRTEDVNMYSDFKQNPGW is encoded by the coding sequence ATGAAAAATCTCTTTACAAAAATACTTTTGCCTTTCATAATTGTGTTAGGCACTGGTGCGCTAAGTTCATGCAAAAAATATCTGGAAAGGTCGCCTCTTGCCGATATACAGGATGCAGATCCCTACAAAAATTTTAGAAACTTTCAGGGCTTTACGGAAGAGCTATATAATTGCATTCCATTGCTAACCGTATCTAAAGCACACAGCAGCTTTAACTTAGGCGAAGATGAGTTTTGGGAGCTTGGAGAAACACGGCTATTATCTTACCATATTGATAATGGCAACTACATGGCTTGGACCAACACCTATTATAACTTTTTAGGTACAGACGCCAGCGGCGCCTCTAACGGTACCGGTGCAGACCCCAACTTAACCAAAGGCGAACTATGGGGATTATCATGGTATGGTATCAGGAAAGCTAACGTAGGCCTGGCCAATCTAAACCTGTTAACAGAAGCAACCCAGGAAGAAAAAGATTTAATTGCAGGACAACTATACTTTTTTAGGGGCTTTTTCCACTTTCAGTTGATGCAGTATTGGGGCGGCCTGCCTTATATAGACCAGGTTTTCCCAACCGATCAGGTAATCAAAGTTTCGCGTTTAAGCTACCAGGCAACAGCCGATAAGGTTGCAGCAGACTTGCAGAAGGCAGCTGATTTACTACCGTTAAACTGGGACGAAACTGTTATTGGAAAGCAAACCCTTGGCAGCAACAATACGCGCATCAACAAAATTATGGCGTTGGGCTTTAAAGCAAAAAATTATCTGTTTGCTGGTAGTCCATTAATGAACAGGGAATCTACCGGCAGCAGTAGCTACAACACCGAATACTGCAAAAAAGCGGCTGATACATTTGCGCAGATGCTGCAAATTATTGAATCAACCCAGCGTTATGAACTGGCACCGTATTCCCAAATAAGTGATGTGTTTTATACCTGGAATCAAGGCGGTAAAATTCCCGGTTTAAAAGAGGCGATCTTTTTAGAGAATCTCGCTCGTTCAAATGATCGCTGGCGCTGGAACCAAGTAAACGATTACCGGCCGCTCACTATTCACCCATCAGGCATCAAGGTTTACCCTACCGCAAATTATGCGGATTACTATGGGATGGCGAACGGACTACCCATTGCTGATCCTGAAAAACCCGACCCCGAAAGCGGATATGACCCTGAGTACCCCTGGAAAAACCGTGACCCTCGTTTTTATAACGATATCCTGATAGATGGCGAGAAATGTGTTTTAACGGCACAAGCTGTAGGCAATAATGAGTACAGGCAATATGCAAGTCTTTTTACCAACGGTCTATTCCGTACGGCCGATGGCAACAAAAAAGTTTGGACCGGTTATATGAATTCAAAACTGGTTTCTAAGCTGATGAATGACTATGACGGGCATAGAGATGGCAACACCTTTATACTAAGCTTAATGCGGCTGGCAGACGTTTATTTGATGTACGCCGAGGCTGCTGCTATGGGTTATGGCAGTCCGCAGGCCAGCGCGCCCGGCTATTCACTTACAGCTGTTGCTGCTGTAAATAAAATACGTGCCCGTGCGGGTGTACCTGGTGTAGCAGCAAAGTATTTGGGTTCGAACACAAGTTTTTTAAGTGAGCTTAGACGCGAGCGCGCAGTAGAACTGGCGTTTGAAGGCCACCGGTTTAACGACTTGCGACGTTGGTTGCTGCTAACCGAGCGCCCATACACCTATAAAAAAGCCATAGAGTTTGACAGGGCGCTACCCAATGCCCAGGTATATGCCGACCCTAAAAACGCACGTGTAAGAAATTTTAGAGAAACCATATTATTTGAAAGGCAACTGGGCCAGCGCCATTACTGGTTGCCGTTCCGCACAGAGGACGTCAATATGTATAGTGATTTTAAGCAGAATCCAGGTTGGTAA
- a CDS encoding SusC/RagA family TonB-linked outer membrane protein, whose amino-acid sequence MKKKNIKACCVLFAALLVSMAKAQGQEKNDSLVNVAFRTVAKEDLLGAVSTVNVSELLKKSYGTNSLDNLQSFVGGYTGNIWGQAPLILVDGVPRRTSDVRLVEVESITVLKGASAVVLYGSSAAKGAILITTKRGSIGPLRIDVRGNAGLFVPKAYPKYLDAANYMTLYNEALTNDGIATTGAGYSQDDINNTRAGNNPFRYPDIDFFSSDYLKKTYYRSDVTTEVSGGNEFARYYTNIGLTSNNSLVNYGEQKKNKDFAFNVRGNVDMNLSKWLTAYVNAVANLNDNYAGRGDFWGASSTITPNFNRFSPLIPISLLDPNNAALQTIVKNSNHIIDGQYLLGGQSTNPTNVFSDMLAAGYIKTRSRSFLYNLNARADLGSLVKGLSFSTGTSMDYTSLYSEAYQLPYATYRPTWSTVNGRDIITALERFGEDRNSTSEFVGRSTYTQTMSFRSQFDYGRTFAQDHNVTATLLGWWYKTQFSSDIDNEGGSDYQPVKNTNLGFQAGYNYRRKYYLDFSGALVHSAKLPPGKRDALSPTITLGWRISDENFLKNKVSFLDNLKITSSYASINQDLDITGYRANNTAEPVDHYLYQGYYSNTATFGGYYQWRDNVAGGRTTLSGQAANPDLTFVKRNEFRVGLDGSLFKNLITLDVNYFSQITDGLLARGLTIYPSYFSGSGDFRPWINFNKEKRSGVDFAVNLNKKIGQVQYSLGVTGMFYNSKVLRRDETPAESYLARTGRPLDANYGYVSEGFFQSQAEIDSYARQTFGTVKPGDIKYKDINGDGLIDSRDQTDLGHTGFAASPFNYGLNLTVKWKRLTLFALGSGNVGSVAFKNSSYYWAGGTSKYSEVVLGRWTEANKNSATYPRLTTNSTNNFRNSTFWMYKTNRFNLNRVQFTYDFNEEIFKKSFVHGLSVYVQGDNLLVLSKERELMETNIGSAPQTLFFNLGVRTSF is encoded by the coding sequence ATGAAGAAAAAAAATATAAAGGCCTGTTGTGTTCTATTTGCCGCGCTGTTAGTAAGCATGGCAAAAGCTCAGGGTCAGGAAAAAAATGACAGCCTCGTTAATGTCGCATTCCGAACAGTTGCCAAAGAAGATTTGCTGGGTGCAGTGTCTACGGTCAACGTTTCGGAGTTATTGAAAAAGAGTTACGGCACTAATAGTCTCGACAACCTGCAAAGCTTTGTAGGTGGCTATACAGGCAACATCTGGGGGCAAGCGCCCCTTATACTAGTGGATGGTGTACCAAGGCGAACATCTGACGTACGACTGGTTGAGGTAGAATCCATTACAGTACTTAAAGGTGCAAGCGCAGTTGTGCTTTATGGCAGCAGCGCTGCAAAAGGTGCAATCCTTATCACCACCAAACGCGGTAGTATTGGCCCGCTACGGATAGATGTGCGTGGCAATGCCGGGCTTTTTGTGCCCAAAGCATACCCCAAGTATCTCGATGCTGCAAATTATATGACCTTATATAATGAGGCCTTAACCAATGACGGAATTGCAACCACCGGCGCAGGATATAGCCAGGATGACATCAATAATACAAGGGCAGGTAACAATCCTTTCCGGTACCCCGACATTGATTTTTTCAGTTCAGACTATCTTAAAAAAACCTATTACCGGTCAGATGTCACCACTGAGGTTTCGGGTGGTAATGAATTTGCCCGTTACTATACCAATATCGGCTTAACATCAAACAACAGTTTGGTAAACTACGGTGAACAAAAAAAGAATAAGGATTTTGCATTCAATGTTAGGGGTAATGTTGACATGAACCTCTCAAAATGGCTTACCGCTTATGTGAATGCAGTAGCAAACCTCAATGATAATTATGCAGGCAGGGGCGATTTTTGGGGAGCAAGTTCAACAATAACACCAAACTTCAATCGCTTTTCACCGCTTATTCCTATCAGCCTGCTTGATCCGAATAATGCGGCACTTCAAACCATTGTAAAGAACAGTAATCATATAATTGATGGGCAGTACTTACTCGGTGGGCAAAGTACTAATCCAACTAACGTATTTTCGGATATGCTGGCAGCGGGTTACATTAAAACCCGGTCTCGTTCCTTTCTTTACAATTTAAATGCAAGAGCTGATCTGGGTTCTTTGGTTAAAGGCTTGTCTTTTTCTACAGGTACCAGTATGGATTATACCTCACTGTATTCTGAAGCCTATCAATTGCCTTATGCCACCTACCGGCCAACATGGTCTACTGTAAACGGCCGGGATATTATAACCGCTCTGGAAAGGTTTGGCGAGGACAGGAACTCTACCAGCGAATTTGTAGGCCGGTCAACTTATACACAAACCATGTCTTTCAGATCGCAGTTTGATTATGGCCGTACTTTCGCACAAGACCATAACGTGACGGCTACCTTACTGGGCTGGTGGTATAAAACGCAATTCTCAAGCGATATCGACAATGAAGGCGGAAGCGATTATCAGCCTGTCAAAAACACTAATCTGGGCTTTCAGGCCGGTTATAATTACCGCCGCAAGTACTATTTAGATTTTTCAGGTGCGCTAGTACATTCAGCCAAGCTGCCTCCGGGTAAGCGGGATGCCCTATCTCCTACCATTACACTCGGATGGCGTATCAGTGATGAAAATTTTTTGAAGAACAAAGTTTCCTTTCTGGACAATTTGAAAATAACATCTTCTTACGCCTCCATAAATCAAGACCTGGACATTACCGGTTACAGAGCTAATAACACAGCTGAGCCGGTTGACCACTATCTATACCAAGGCTATTATAGCAACACGGCTACCTTTGGTGGTTATTATCAATGGCGGGATAACGTTGCAGGTGGCCGGACTACCCTTTCCGGACAAGCAGCCAATCCCGATTTAACTTTCGTTAAGCGGAATGAGTTCAGGGTTGGCCTGGATGGCTCGCTTTTTAAAAACCTGATAACGTTGGATGTTAATTATTTCTCGCAAATCACCGATGGCTTGCTTGCACGCGGCCTAACCATTTATCCATCTTATTTCTCAGGCTCGGGTGATTTTCGCCCCTGGATTAATTTTAACAAAGAGAAGCGTTCGGGCGTTGATTTTGCAGTTAACCTGAACAAAAAAATCGGGCAGGTACAATACTCTTTAGGAGTTACCGGCATGTTCTATAACTCTAAAGTACTGCGCAGGGATGAAACGCCGGCAGAAAGTTATCTGGCCAGAACCGGCAGACCTTTAGATGCTAATTATGGGTATGTAAGCGAGGGCTTTTTTCAAAGCCAGGCTGAAATAGACAGCTATGCCCGCCAAACGTTTGGTACGGTAAAGCCTGGTGATATCAAGTACAAAGACATCAATGGCGATGGCTTGATTGACAGCAGGGATCAGACAGACTTAGGCCATACCGGATTTGCAGCTTCGCCATTTAACTACGGCCTTAATCTTACAGTAAAATGGAAACGTCTAACCTTGTTTGCTTTGGGCTCAGGAAACGTTGGATCTGTTGCATTTAAAAACAGTTCTTATTACTGGGCAGGCGGTACCAGTAAGTATTCTGAAGTGGTTTTAGGACGCTGGACAGAGGCCAACAAAAACTCAGCTACTTACCCGCGTTTAACAACCAACAGCACTAACAATTTCCGTAACTCAACTTTTTGGATGTACAAAACCAACCGCTTTAACCTGAACAGGGTACAATTTACCTATGATTTTAATGAGGAAATCTTTAAAAAGTCGTTTGTTCACGGTTTGAGCGTGTATGTGCAGGGCGATAACCTGCTCGTCTTATCAAAAGAGCGTGAACTTATGGAAACTAACATAGGTTCGGCACCACAAACACTTTTTTTTAACCTGGGTGTCCGAACTTCTTTTTAA
- a CDS encoding RagB/SusD family nutrient uptake outer membrane protein translates to MKFYITILTLAVVALTSCKKLLEPEPENLKTLDQMYTDANFAQGFLVNAYRTIPNYYDNSEYATDDAVTNQLGQAYQQLTTGSWTATNNPASVWNQSYEAIQYINLFLENSAKVKWAEDPEASKLFNIRMRGEAFGLRGLYMYFLLRHHGGVASNGQLTGVPIITQYQTPNADFNVPRASFDACVKQAYKDLDSAETYLPVEYNDVASGAQIPDRFKVYTQNAETYNRVMGQFARQLFNGLIAKSFRARLALLAASPAFQNSSNTVTWTDAATYSAAIIDYKGGANALPQNGGTYYANTAEVDGIGGGINPPEIIWRQNVATSDGTQEAQNFPPSLFGTGFMNPTQNLVDAFPMANGYPIGHPNANYNPANPYTGRDPRFAKYIIYNGSTAGVSNTVIRTGSASGSDDGVNVRSTSTRTGYYMKKRLRMDVNRNPNSISGKNHYTPRIRYTEIYLNYAEAANEAFGPTGTGTRSYSAYDIIKAIRKRALGLNTDPYLEECKGDQATMRELIRNERRLELCFEGFRFWDLRRWKVDLSKLNETARGLDVNGTVYTPLNNVETRSYQSYMYFGPIPNSEVLKYSQLLQNQGWK, encoded by the coding sequence ATGAAATTTTACATAACAATTTTGACGTTGGCGGTTGTGGCTCTAACAAGCTGTAAAAAGCTCCTTGAACCCGAACCGGAAAATTTAAAGACCCTTGACCAAATGTACACCGACGCAAATTTTGCGCAAGGCTTTTTGGTTAATGCTTACCGTACCATTCCTAATTACTATGACAATTCGGAATATGCCACAGATGACGCGGTAACCAACCAATTGGGGCAAGCCTATCAGCAACTAACCACAGGTTCGTGGACGGCAACCAACAATCCGGCTTCGGTATGGAACCAGTCTTATGAGGCTATACAATATATCAACCTTTTTTTGGAAAACTCAGCAAAAGTAAAGTGGGCAGAAGACCCTGAAGCATCAAAGCTTTTTAACATCAGGATGCGCGGAGAAGCATTTGGTTTACGCGGGCTGTATATGTATTTCCTGCTGCGCCACCACGGCGGTGTGGCAAGCAACGGGCAGTTAACCGGCGTGCCTATAATTACGCAGTATCAAACCCCTAACGCCGACTTTAATGTGCCGCGGGCTAGTTTTGATGCCTGTGTTAAACAGGCTTACAAAGATTTAGACAGTGCCGAAACTTATTTGCCGGTTGAGTATAACGATGTTGCCTCGGGCGCGCAGATTCCGGACCGGTTCAAAGTTTACACACAAAACGCCGAAACTTATAACCGGGTTATGGGACAGTTTGCGCGTCAATTATTTAACGGGCTAATTGCTAAGTCTTTCAGGGCCAGGTTAGCGTTGTTAGCTGCCAGTCCGGCTTTCCAAAACAGTTCTAACACCGTTACGTGGACAGATGCCGCTACATATTCCGCTGCCATAATTGACTATAAAGGGGGCGCTAATGCTTTACCACAGAACGGCGGCACATACTATGCCAACACAGCTGAGGTTGATGGAATTGGCGGAGGAATTAATCCGCCTGAGATTATATGGCGGCAAAACGTTGCCACTAGTGACGGTACACAGGAAGCACAAAACTTTCCGCCTAGTTTATTTGGTACGGGCTTTATGAACCCCACTCAGAATTTGGTAGATGCTTTCCCGATGGCTAATGGTTATCCTATAGGCCATCCGAATGCCAATTACAACCCTGCTAATCCATATACCGGAAGAGATCCAAGGTTTGCAAAATATATTATATACAATGGCAGTACCGCAGGTGTAAGCAACACAGTGATCAGAACTGGCAGTGCATCCGGTTCTGATGATGGTGTCAACGTCAGATCTACTTCAACCCGTACCGGCTATTATATGAAAAAGCGTTTACGGATGGACGTGAACCGTAACCCAAATTCTATAAGCGGCAAAAATCATTATACCCCCCGCATTCGGTATACAGAAATTTATCTGAACTATGCAGAGGCAGCTAATGAAGCCTTTGGACCAACAGGAACCGGAACCCGCTCCTACTCGGCTTATGATATAATTAAAGCTATCCGCAAAAGGGCGCTGGGCCTTAACACCGACCCTTATTTAGAGGAGTGTAAAGGCGATCAGGCTACAATGCGCGAACTGATCCGTAACGAACGCCGCCTGGAACTTTGTTTTGAAGGTTTCCGTTTCTGGGATCTCCGCAGGTGGAAAGTTGATTTAAGTAAATTGAATGAAACAGCAAGAGGACTGGATGTAAACGGTACTGTTTACACGCCGCTTAATAATGTGGAAACGCGTTCTTACCAGAGCTACATGTACTTCGGACCAATTCCAAATTCTGAAGTATTGAAGTATAGCCAGCTACTGCAGAACCAGGGATGGAAATAA
- a CDS encoding TonB-dependent receptor — translation MGTQAQNSVTLRGTVTDKGGEPVIGAVIATKGSNARKTMSDAIGKFTIAVPSGTTVLVVSYVGMLTKEVSVSGNSPINVVLDGETKAMNEVIVVGYGQQKKTSVVGAITQTTGKVLERTGGVTNLGMALTGNLPGVVTTSSTGMPGSEDPQILIRGQSSWNNSSPLILVDGIERSISSLDISSVESISVLKDASATAVYGVRGANGVILVTTKRGVEGKPQIQIRSNVTAKVASRLPEKYDSYDALMIKNRIIERESIVDPNVWSGYTPKLIIDKYRNPANAEEWDRYPNVNWEDELFRNKAMSYNTAANVSGGSKFVTYFAGIDLVREGDLFKTFPNSRGYESNFGYNRTNVRSNLDFNLTKTTKFSTKLFGSNGVRQLPYNMADGEQAFWSSAYRTAPDSFRPFYSDGTYGYFPSAIQDQPNAAFWLAFSGVEKRTATQLTTDFILQQQLDMITKGLSFRSSLSLDNSFLERRRGINDQNNPAQRKWISPSTGFASYEQSRNTGTQFDFTDAIAWSVAPGEVDRAATYRNVNYQFQLNYARMFGDHDVTAMGLMQRQRTARGGAFPTFREDWVFRVTYAYKAKYLLEANGAYNGSEQFGPDYRFAFFPSLSLGWTLSNEKFMKNLAFVDLLKIRSSWGKIGDDNLGGARWPFRDAYQYTGNTPMGSPAIATPYTIYRVGTMGNPNLSWETVEKRNLGVDYSFLKGKISGNVDVFRDRRTDVMVNGGARAIPSFYGFGLNAPRANLGEVISKGYEVELRLTHTFNNNIRIWANTAVTHAENKTIFRDDPELTPAYQKQAGYAIGQTRTYIDNGFIKSWDDIYGSTARLSNNQNRLPGDYNIVDYNADGIIDDKDRAPFGYTSNPQNTYNASLGFEWKRLSLFVQFYAVNNVTREVIFPDYQGKSNVVFVEKPFWYLQDGGGEVPPPRWTVLDAFGGDGTRYYYDASYIRLKNAEIGYSLPTNYVSKLGLKTCRIFVNGNNLLLWTKMLDDRESNFSGDPRGGAYPTVRRFNLGLDITL, via the coding sequence TTGGGAACGCAGGCCCAAAACAGCGTAACGCTGAGAGGAACGGTTACCGATAAAGGCGGAGAGCCGGTGATCGGTGCGGTGATTGCGACCAAAGGTAGCAACGCCAGAAAAACGATGTCGGATGCAATCGGAAAATTCACCATTGCTGTCCCTAGTGGCACTACAGTTCTTGTTGTTTCTTATGTAGGCATGCTCACCAAGGAGGTAAGTGTTTCGGGTAATTCTCCTATCAATGTTGTGCTCGATGGTGAAACAAAAGCCATGAACGAGGTAATTGTAGTAGGGTATGGCCAGCAAAAGAAAACCAGCGTTGTGGGCGCTATTACCCAAACAACCGGTAAAGTATTAGAACGTACAGGCGGCGTTACCAATTTGGGCATGGCATTAACCGGAAATTTGCCGGGCGTTGTCACCACATCTTCTACTGGCATGCCGGGTAGCGAAGACCCGCAGATTCTCATTCGTGGGCAAAGTTCCTGGAATAATAGTTCGCCGCTTATTTTGGTGGATGGGATTGAACGCTCCATCAGTTCGCTTGATATTTCTTCTGTAGAAAGCATCTCGGTTCTGAAAGACGCCTCTGCAACAGCTGTTTATGGGGTAAGAGGTGCCAACGGAGTAATACTGGTTACTACTAAACGTGGCGTAGAAGGAAAACCACAAATTCAAATACGGTCAAATGTAACAGCAAAAGTAGCCTCAAGGCTTCCTGAAAAATATGATTCGTATGATGCCTTGATGATAAAAAACCGGATTATTGAAAGAGAATCAATAGTAGATCCGAACGTATGGTCGGGCTATACTCCAAAATTAATAATTGACAAATACCGCAACCCAGCAAATGCAGAAGAATGGGACCGTTACCCCAATGTAAATTGGGAAGACGAGTTGTTTAGAAATAAGGCCATGTCTTACAATACGGCGGCTAATGTTTCAGGAGGCTCAAAGTTTGTCACTTATTTTGCAGGCATCGATCTTGTACGTGAAGGCGATTTGTTTAAGACCTTTCCTAACAGCCGCGGATATGAGTCAAACTTTGGTTATAACCGTACCAACGTTCGAAGTAATCTTGATTTTAACCTTACCAAGACTACCAAATTCTCCACTAAGTTATTTGGATCAAACGGTGTTCGCCAACTACCTTATAACATGGCCGATGGGGAACAGGCTTTCTGGTCATCGGCTTACCGTACAGCGCCGGATTCTTTCCGCCCTTTTTATTCAGACGGTACTTATGGCTACTTTCCCTCTGCAATTCAGGACCAACCCAATGCCGCGTTTTGGCTGGCTTTTTCGGGCGTAGAAAAACGCACGGCAACACAGCTCACCACCGACTTTATTTTGCAGCAACAGCTGGATATGATAACAAAGGGCCTTAGCTTCAGATCGAGCCTCTCGCTGGACAATAGCTTTCTGGAAAGGCGACGTGGCATTAATGATCAAAACAACCCAGCCCAACGTAAATGGATAAGCCCTTCTACCGGTTTTGCTTCTTACGAACAGAGCAGAAACACAGGTACACAGTTTGATTTCACTGATGCGATTGCTTGGTCTGTTGCTCCGGGAGAGGTAGACAGGGCGGCTACCTACCGCAACGTAAACTACCAGTTTCAGTTAAACTATGCCCGCATGTTTGGCGATCATGATGTAACTGCCATGGGCCTGATGCAACGGCAGAGAACTGCACGCGGAGGCGCATTTCCCACTTTTAGGGAAGATTGGGTTTTCAGGGTTACTTATGCTTACAAAGCTAAGTACCTGTTAGAAGCCAATGGCGCTTATAACGGTTCAGAGCAATTTGGGCCCGACTATCGATTTGCCTTCTTCCCTTCACTCTCGTTAGGCTGGACGCTTAGTAATGAAAAATTCATGAAAAATCTGGCGTTTGTTGATTTATTGAAGATTCGCAGCTCATGGGGTAAAATTGGTGATGATAACCTGGGTGGTGCGCGCTGGCCTTTTAGAGATGCCTATCAGTACACCGGTAACACCCCAATGGGTAGCCCTGCCATTGCTACACCCTATACTATTTACCGGGTGGGCACTATGGGTAACCCCAACCTATCATGGGAAACCGTTGAAAAGCGCAACCTGGGTGTCGACTATAGTTTCCTGAAAGGAAAAATATCGGGCAACGTGGATGTTTTCAGGGACAGAAGAACCGATGTGATGGTTAACGGCGGAGCCCGTGCTATTCCTTCTTTTTATGGCTTTGGCCTAAATGCGCCAAGGGCCAATTTAGGTGAAGTTATTAGCAAAGGTTACGAAGTTGAACTTAGGCTAACCCACACCTTTAACAATAACATCCGTATATGGGCTAATACCGCTGTTACCCATGCCGAAAATAAAACCATTTTCCGTGATGACCCTGAACTGACTCCAGCTTATCAGAAACAGGCAGGCTATGCTATTGGGCAAACCAGAACCTATATTGATAACGGATTTATTAAAAGTTGGGATGATATTTATGGCAGCACAGCCCGGCTTTCTAACAACCAAAACAGGTTGCCCGGCGATTATAACATTGTTGACTATAACGCCGATGGTATTATTGACGATAAAGACAGGGCGCCTTTCGGTTATACATCCAATCCGCAAAATACTTACAACGCTTCGTTGGGTTTTGAATGGAAGCGCCTGAGCTTATTTGTACAATTTTACGCCGTAAACAATGTAACCCGCGAGGTAATATTTCCAGACTACCAAGGGAAAAGCAACGTAGTTTTTGTAGAAAAACCTTTTTGGTACTTACAGGATGGCGGCGGCGAGGTGCCTCCACCCCGCTGGACGGTGTTAGACGCCTTTGGTGGCGATGGTACCCGTTACTATTATGACGCATCGTACATACGCTTAAAGAACGCCGAAATTGGTTACAGCCTGCCCACCAATTATGTAAGCAAGCTAGGGCTTAAAACGTGTCGCATTTTTGTTAACGGCAATAACCTGCTGTTATGGACCAAGATGCTGGATGACCGCGAATCAAACTTTAGCGGAGATCCACGTGGTGGCGCCTATCCTACCGTAAGACGTTTCAATTTAGGTCTTGATATCACCCTATAA
- a CDS encoding DUF5627 domain-containing protein, which yields MKIYKILTGLVVAAGLLSSCKNDDAPFPDFNYSTVYFANQYPLRTVVLGEDLFVDNSLDNQHKISIKATMGGVYENKKDVVIDVKVDETLLDNLYFNNGGSKIAAMPAQYYQLTSNKLTIPSGNILGGVDVQLTDAFFADPKALTRNYVIPLVMTNVSGADSILKGTPTTANPSRVVPLNWTTRPKDYVLYAVKFVNPWQANYLRRGVDQITPAGGSPTSATRHATYVENDQLVSTTTSSLKSVTLPLTIKNSTGNNVPFTLVLTFADNGTCTVGSNSADFEISGTGKFVSKGEKNSIGGADRSAIYLDYTVNFKNLNLRYATKDTLVVRDRGIKAEYFDVEKK from the coding sequence ATGAAAATTTATAAAATACTTACAGGCTTGGTGGTTGCAGCCGGCTTGCTGTCGTCATGCAAAAATGACGATGCCCCCTTTCCTGACTTCAATTATTCGACAGTGTACTTTGCTAACCAATATCCTTTAAGAACTGTTGTACTTGGAGAAGATTTGTTTGTAGATAATTCTTTAGATAACCAGCACAAAATATCTATAAAGGCTACCATGGGAGGCGTTTACGAAAACAAAAAAGATGTGGTAATAGACGTGAAGGTTGATGAGACTCTGTTGGATAATCTTTATTTCAATAATGGCGGTTCGAAAATAGCGGCTATGCCAGCTCAATATTATCAGTTAACATCTAACAAACTTACAATTCCATCTGGTAATATACTGGGCGGGGTAGACGTACAATTAACCGATGCTTTTTTTGCTGACCCAAAAGCTTTAACCAGAAATTACGTTATCCCCTTGGTAATGACTAATGTAAGCGGTGCCGATTCTATTCTTAAAGGTACCCCAACGACGGCTAATCCATCCCGTGTTGTACCCTTGAACTGGACTACCAGGCCTAAAGACTATGTTCTGTATGCGGTTAAGTTTGTGAACCCCTGGCAGGCTAACTATTTACGCAGAGGCGTAGATCAAATTACGCCCGCCGGCGGCTCGCCCACTTCTGCTACCCGCCATGCCACCTATGTTGAAAACGACCAGTTGGTGAGCACTACAACCAGTTCATTAAAATCTGTTACCCTGCCCTTAACAATTAAAAATAGCACAGGCAATAACGTTCCTTTTACATTAGTTTTAACCTTTGCCGATAACGGAACCTGTACAGTAGGCAGCAATTCGGCCGATTTCGAAATCTCAGGAACTGGCAAGTTTGTTTCTAAAGGAGAAAAAAACAGTATAGGAGGAGCCGATAGGAGCGCCATTTATTTAGATTACACCGTTAACTTTAAAAATCTCAACTTGCGGTATGCCACCAAGGATACGCTTGTTGTTCGGGATAGAGGTATAAAAGCGGAGTATTTCGACGTGGAAAAGAAGTAA